A single Microbaculum marinisediminis DNA region contains:
- a CDS encoding FMN-dependent NADH-azoreductase: MTNILFVTTSPRGADSLSTKVAQTLLDDLEATHPAARVVTRDLGTDPLPHLGPDLLGGFFAPEDARTAEQKAAAALSDDLVAELKAADIVVLASAMINFTITSTLKSWLDHLARAGQTFRYTEDGRPEGLVTGKKVYVVLATGGIYSAAPGDAFDFQAPYLKHMLGFMGLTDVEIIRVEGSIFSPEAAENAVAAATAQARTVAQQAEAA; this comes from the coding sequence ATGACCAATATTCTATTCGTCACCACCAGCCCCCGCGGCGCGGACTCGCTGTCGACGAAGGTCGCCCAGACCCTGCTCGACGATCTCGAGGCGACCCATCCCGCCGCCCGCGTGGTTACCCGCGACCTGGGCACCGATCCCCTGCCGCACCTGGGCCCGGACCTGCTGGGCGGCTTCTTCGCTCCCGAGGACGCGCGCACGGCCGAGCAGAAGGCCGCCGCCGCGCTGTCGGACGACCTGGTGGCCGAACTCAAGGCCGCGGATATCGTCGTCCTCGCCTCCGCGATGATCAACTTCACCATCACCTCAACGCTGAAGTCGTGGCTCGATCACCTGGCCCGCGCCGGCCAGACGTTCCGCTACACCGAGGACGGCCGGCCCGAAGGCCTCGTGACCGGCAAGAAGGTCTATGTCGTGCTCGCCACCGGCGGCATCTACTCGGCCGCGCCCGGCGACGCGTTCGACTTCCAGGCGCCCTATCTCAAGCACATGCTCGGCTTCATGGGGCTGACCGACGTCGAGATCATCCGTGTGGAAGGCTCGATCTTCAGCCCGGAGGCCGCCGAGAACGCGGTTGCGGCCGCCACCGCCCAGGCCCGCACGGTCGCCCAGCAGGCCGAGGCCGCCTGA
- a CDS encoding ligase-associated DNA damage response exonuclease, producing the protein MRPEDLLTPTPRGLYCPPGDFFIDPVRSVDRALITHGHSDHARSGHGAVLATAQTLAVMGARYGSGFAGSTQAAGLGETIRIGDATVSFHPAGHVLGSAQIAVEAENLRIVVTGDYKRESDPTCAPFEVVPCDVLISEATFGLPVFRHPSSRGEIAKLLASVKLFPERTHLVGAYALGKAQRVIALIREAGFDRPVYIHGALEALCALYEAEGVALGPLLPVREAGDDLAGEIVVAPPSAMTDVWSRRFADPVTAFASGWMRVRARARQRGVELPLVISDHAGWDDLCATVIETGCSELWVTHGQEDALVHWAGTRGIRARPLRLVGYEEDGEPE; encoded by the coding sequence ATGCGCCCCGAGGACCTGCTCACCCCCACGCCGCGCGGCCTCTATTGCCCGCCCGGCGATTTCTTCATCGATCCGGTACGATCGGTCGACCGCGCGTTGATCACGCACGGCCATTCCGACCATGCCCGCTCCGGCCACGGCGCGGTGCTGGCGACGGCGCAGACGCTCGCCGTGATGGGCGCGCGCTACGGGTCGGGCTTCGCCGGGTCGACGCAGGCCGCCGGCCTCGGCGAGACGATCCGGATCGGCGACGCGACGGTGTCGTTCCATCCCGCCGGCCATGTGCTCGGCTCGGCGCAGATCGCCGTCGAGGCGGAGAATCTGCGGATCGTCGTCACCGGCGACTACAAGCGCGAGAGCGATCCGACCTGCGCACCGTTCGAGGTCGTGCCCTGCGACGTGCTGATATCCGAGGCGACCTTCGGCCTGCCGGTGTTCCGCCATCCCTCCTCACGCGGCGAGATCGCCAAGCTGCTGGCCTCCGTAAAGCTGTTCCCCGAACGCACCCATCTCGTCGGCGCCTACGCCCTGGGCAAGGCGCAACGGGTGATCGCCCTGATCCGCGAAGCAGGGTTCGACCGGCCGGTCTATATCCACGGCGCGCTGGAGGCCCTGTGCGCGCTGTACGAAGCCGAAGGAGTCGCGCTCGGGCCGCTGCTTCCGGTCCGCGAGGCGGGGGACGATCTCGCAGGCGAGATCGTGGTCGCCCCGCCCAGCGCGATGACCGACGTGTGGTCGCGCCGCTTCGCCGATCCCGTGACCGCCTTCGCCTCGGGCTGGATGCGGGTGCGGGCCCGCGCGCGCCAGCGCGGCGTCGAGCTGCCGCTGGTCATCTCCGACCATGCCGGCTGGGACGACCTCTGCGCGACCGTGATCGAGACCGGCTGTTCCGAGCTGTGGGTCACCCACGGCCAGGAGGACGCGCTGGTGCATTGGGCGGGCACGCGGGGCATCCGCGCCAGGCCGCTGCGTCTTGTCGGCTACGAGGAGGACGGCGAACCCGAATGA
- a CDS encoding class I SAM-dependent methyltransferase yields the protein MSDTPERPTAPRGWVPSDTGGQGGKLHAPAVERNTAPILAVLTEVIAGIDPPPRRALELASGSGEHAIAITQAFPDLAWQPSDRDPAGLASIAAWRADTGHDNLLPPVPIDLDDPDWFRRVDGPFDLIFASNVLHISPWRVTLGLLAGAGHLLADHGALVVYGCFSRSGDFVSDSNREFDRAIRERDPEWGVRDTEDVAEVAARNGLTITRIVPMPANNTILVLRRDHSGSPSSS from the coding sequence ATGAGTGACACGCCGGAAAGACCGACCGCGCCGCGCGGCTGGGTGCCCTCGGACACCGGCGGGCAGGGCGGCAAGCTCCATGCGCCCGCGGTCGAGCGCAACACGGCGCCGATCCTCGCGGTGCTGACCGAGGTGATCGCCGGGATCGATCCTCCGCCCCGCCGCGCGCTGGAACTCGCCAGCGGCTCCGGCGAGCATGCCATCGCGATTACGCAGGCCTTTCCCGACCTCGCCTGGCAGCCGAGCGACCGCGACCCGGCGGGTCTTGCCTCGATCGCCGCCTGGCGCGCGGACACCGGCCACGACAACCTGCTGCCGCCCGTCCCGATCGACCTCGACGATCCGGACTGGTTTCGCCGTGTCGACGGGCCCTTCGACCTGATCTTCGCCAGCAACGTGCTGCACATCTCTCCCTGGCGGGTGACGCTCGGCCTGCTCGCCGGCGCCGGGCATCTGCTGGCCGATCATGGCGCGCTGGTGGTCTATGGCTGCTTCAGCCGGTCCGGCGATTTCGTGTCCGACTCCAACCGCGAGTTCGACCGGGCGATCCGCGAGCGCGATCCCGAATGGGGCGTGCGCGATACCGAAGATGTCGCCGAGGTGGCCGCGCGAAACGGCCTGACGATCACGCGAATCGTGCCGATGCCGGCCAACAACACGATCCTGGTCCTGCGCCGGGATCATTCGGGTTCGCCGTCCTCCTCGTAG